The following proteins are encoded in a genomic region of Bernardetia sp. MNP-M8:
- a CDS encoding GxxExxY protein: MEINQITSKIIGCAIEVHKDLGAGLLESAYEECLFYQLISTTNLKVERQKAIPLIYKQVEMECAFRADFIIEDKVIVELKSVSEIHPIHKAQLNTYMKLTNSKVGLLINFNTVLLKNGIHRWII; this comes from the coding sequence ATGGAAATCAATCAAATTACAAGTAAAATAATTGGCTGCGCTATCGAAGTTCATAAAGATTTAGGAGCTGGTTTACTAGAATCGGCTTATGAAGAATGTTTATTTTATCAGCTCATATCTACAACAAACTTAAAGGTAGAAAGGCAAAAAGCTATTCCACTAATTTATAAACAAGTTGAGATGGAGTGCGCTTTTAGAGCTGATTTCATAATTGAAGACAAAGTGATTGTTGAACTTAAATCTGTTAGTGAAATACATCCAATACACAAAGCTCAATTAAATACATATATGAAACTGACTAATTCTAAGGTAGGATTACTTATTAATTTCAATACGGTTCTACTAAAAAACGGCATTCATAGATGGATAATTTAA